The following proteins are encoded in a genomic region of Mycolicibacterium confluentis:
- a CDS encoding metal ABC transporter ATP-binding protein has translation MTTVPALQVDSVTVQYGPVLALQDVSLALHPGRVCGLVGMNGSGKSTLFKAVMGLLRTHCGTVRIHGADPAHARRAGRVGYMPQSEAIDWGFPLSVRDVVLTGRYGHMGPARRARRCDHRAVDNALERVELVDQQHRQIGQLSGGQRKRAFLARCIAQGADLLLLDEPFAGVDKRSEATISGLLRDLAGGGTTILVSTHDLRALPELADEAILLMRTVLLHDSPETVLQPRNLARAFGLDILDDTPGPR, from the coding sequence GTGACGACTGTCCCGGCGCTGCAGGTCGATTCGGTCACCGTGCAGTACGGACCCGTGCTCGCCCTGCAGGATGTTTCGTTGGCACTGCACCCCGGCCGGGTCTGCGGACTGGTCGGAATGAACGGGTCGGGGAAATCCACCCTGTTCAAGGCGGTGATGGGATTGTTGCGCACCCACTGTGGCACGGTGCGCATTCACGGGGCGGATCCCGCGCACGCGCGCCGAGCCGGGCGCGTCGGCTACATGCCGCAGAGCGAAGCCATCGACTGGGGATTCCCGCTGTCGGTCCGCGACGTGGTCCTCACCGGCCGTTACGGCCATATGGGGCCTGCCCGGCGGGCCCGCCGCTGCGACCACCGAGCGGTCGACAACGCGCTGGAGCGCGTCGAACTCGTCGATCAGCAGCACCGCCAGATCGGGCAGCTCTCCGGCGGGCAGCGCAAGCGCGCGTTCCTGGCGCGGTGCATCGCCCAGGGTGCCGACCTGCTGCTGCTCGACGAACCCTTCGCCGGCGTCGACAAGCGCAGCGAGGCCACGATCAGCGGCCTGCTGCGTGATCTGGCGGGCGGCGGCACGACGATCCTCGTCTCCACTCACGACCTGCGCGCGCTGCCCGAACTCGCCGACGAGGCGATTCTGCTGATGCGCACGGTGCTGCTGCACGACAGCCCCGAGACCGTGCTGCAACCGCGTAATCTGGCCCGCGCCTTCGGCCTCGACATTCTCGACGACACTCCAGGACCGCGGTGA
- a CDS encoding TrpB-like pyridoxal phosphate-dependent enzyme, with translation MTQQLGATHPDLVTVEVPTHWYNLAAELDQPIPPHLHPGTREPVGPDDLAPLFASGLIAQEASTETYIEIPETVRDIYAMWRPSPLIRARRFEQALNTGARIYVKYEGVSPVGSHKTNSAVAQAYYNHIDGVRKLTTETGAGQWGSALSFAGAQFGLDVEVWQVRASYESKPYRGHLIRTYGGTVHSSPSTLTQAGRAILAKDPNTTGSLGMAVSEAVEVAASEPDTRYALGSVLNHVVLHQTVIGQEAVAQLALVESDGADVVFGCAGGGSNLAGLSFPFLREKIHGRSNPRIVAAEPSACPSITEGEYRYDHGDVAGLTPLLKMHTLGMEFVPDPIHAGGLRYHGMAPALSHTVELGLVEGVAISQRDAFAAGVQFARSQGIVPAPEATHAIAAAARHVADDPREQVVVIGLSGHGQLDLPAYAEYLDGNLQ, from the coding sequence ATGACTCAACAGCTCGGCGCCACCCATCCAGACCTGGTCACCGTCGAGGTTCCGACGCACTGGTACAACCTGGCGGCCGAGCTTGACCAGCCGATCCCGCCGCACCTGCATCCCGGCACCAGGGAACCGGTCGGGCCAGATGACCTCGCGCCGCTGTTCGCCAGCGGGCTGATCGCGCAGGAGGCGTCCACCGAGACCTACATCGAGATCCCGGAGACGGTGCGGGACATCTACGCGATGTGGCGCCCGTCCCCGTTGATCCGCGCCCGACGCTTCGAACAGGCCCTGAACACCGGAGCGCGCATCTACGTCAAGTACGAAGGTGTCAGCCCGGTGGGCAGCCACAAGACCAACTCCGCGGTCGCGCAGGCCTACTACAACCACATCGACGGCGTGCGGAAGCTGACCACCGAGACCGGCGCCGGGCAGTGGGGCAGTGCGCTGTCGTTCGCCGGCGCACAGTTCGGCCTGGACGTCGAGGTGTGGCAGGTCCGCGCCTCGTACGAGTCCAAGCCGTATCGCGGTCACCTCATCCGGACCTACGGCGGCACGGTGCATTCGAGCCCGTCGACGCTCACGCAGGCCGGGCGCGCGATCCTCGCCAAGGATCCGAACACCACCGGCAGCCTCGGTATGGCAGTCAGCGAGGCGGTCGAGGTTGCCGCGTCCGAACCGGACACCCGGTATGCGCTGGGCAGCGTGCTGAACCACGTGGTGCTGCACCAGACCGTCATCGGCCAGGAGGCCGTCGCGCAGCTGGCGCTTGTCGAATCCGACGGCGCCGATGTTGTCTTCGGTTGCGCCGGAGGAGGTTCCAATCTTGCCGGGCTGTCCTTCCCGTTCCTGCGGGAGAAGATCCACGGGCGGTCGAACCCACGGATCGTGGCCGCCGAGCCGTCCGCGTGCCCGTCGATCACCGAGGGCGAATACCGCTACGATCACGGCGACGTGGCGGGGCTGACCCCGCTGCTCAAGATGCACACCCTCGGCATGGAGTTCGTGCCCGACCCGATCCACGCCGGCGGGCTGCGCTACCACGGGATGGCGCCGGCGCTCAGCCACACCGTTGAGCTCGGTCTGGTTGAGGGGGTGGCGATCTCGCAGCGCGACGCCTTTGCCGCGGGTGTGCAGTTCGCACGGTCCCAGGGCATCGTGCCCGCCCCGGAGGCGACGCACGCCATCGCGGCTGCGGCCAGGCACGTCGCCGACGATCCGCGGGAGCAGGTCGTGGTCATCGGACTGTCCGGGCACGGCCAGCTCGATCTGCCGGCCTACGCGGAGTACCTCGACGGGAATCTTCAGTGA
- a CDS encoding metal ABC transporter substrate-binding protein — protein sequence MAIIGVAATLTACSSGSGAGDAERPTVLTTFTVLADIASHVAGEHLRVESITKPGAEIHGYEPTPGDIRKAAGADLILDNGLNLEAWFGRFVEGLDVPHVVVSDGVQPLDITGDAYAGLPNPHAWMSPLNVQIYADNMAEAFAELDPEHAQDYRDNATAYRAQIRQVHDELVAALEDLPASQRALVTCEGAFSYLARDAGLTEKYIWPVNAEQQATPQQIASTIEFVKAHDVPAVFCESTVSDAPMQRVAEATGARFGGVLFVDSLSEADGPVPTYLDLIRHDAGTIAAALTADHTS from the coding sequence ATGGCCATCATCGGTGTCGCGGCGACGTTGACGGCCTGTTCCTCTGGCAGCGGCGCGGGCGACGCAGAGCGACCGACGGTGTTGACGACGTTCACCGTGTTGGCCGACATCGCCTCCCACGTCGCGGGGGAGCACCTGAGGGTGGAGTCGATCACCAAGCCGGGGGCGGAGATTCATGGCTACGAACCGACACCCGGAGACATCAGGAAGGCCGCCGGCGCTGATCTGATCCTCGACAACGGCCTGAACCTCGAGGCCTGGTTCGGTCGGTTCGTGGAGGGCCTCGATGTACCCCATGTGGTGGTCAGTGACGGGGTGCAACCCTTGGACATCACCGGAGACGCCTACGCCGGTCTGCCGAACCCACACGCCTGGATGTCACCGCTGAACGTCCAGATCTACGCCGACAACATGGCGGAGGCCTTCGCCGAACTCGACCCCGAGCATGCCCAGGACTATCGCGACAACGCCACGGCCTACCGCGCCCAGATCCGGCAGGTCCACGACGAGCTCGTCGCCGCATTGGAAGACCTGCCGGCCTCGCAGCGTGCCCTGGTGACCTGTGAGGGGGCGTTCTCCTATCTGGCGCGTGATGCCGGGTTGACCGAGAAGTACATCTGGCCCGTCAACGCCGAGCAACAGGCCACGCCACAGCAGATCGCCTCGACCATCGAATTCGTCAAAGCCCATGACGTACCCGCCGTGTTCTGTGAGTCCACGGTCTCTGATGCACCGATGCAGCGCGTCGCCGAAGCCACCGGAGCCCGCTTTGGCGGGGTGCTGTTCGTCGACTCGCTCTCCGAGGCTGACGGACCGGTGCCGACTTACCTCGACCTGATCCGCCACGACGCCGGAACCATCGCGGCGGCGCTGACCGCCGACCACACATCGTGA
- a CDS encoding metal ABC transporter permease produces MNLVEFLVEPLRLEFMVRAIAITVIASVVCATLSCWLVLIGWSLMGDAVSHAVLPGVVLAHIAGAPFALGAILFGFAAVALVGVVRDTGPTKEDAAIGVVFTTLFALGLVLISVTPSHVDLHHIIFGSVLGVSRSDLTQVAVLGIVTLAVLVYKRRDFTLYAFDPNHAHALGLNPRLLGAALLGLLALTAVVALQAVGVVLVVALLITPGATAHLLTNRFGRMLLIAPTLAAACALIGLYASYHLDTASGPMVVLANGAAFTLAYLFRLGHTRGTTRRNPTSPRRLRSRARAG; encoded by the coding sequence GTGAACCTCGTCGAGTTCCTCGTCGAACCGCTGCGGCTGGAGTTCATGGTCCGCGCGATCGCCATCACCGTCATCGCGTCAGTGGTGTGCGCCACCCTGTCCTGCTGGCTGGTGCTCATCGGCTGGTCGCTGATGGGCGACGCGGTCTCGCACGCCGTGCTGCCCGGCGTCGTACTCGCCCACATAGCCGGAGCCCCATTCGCCCTGGGCGCCATCCTGTTCGGGTTCGCCGCCGTCGCGCTCGTCGGCGTCGTCCGCGACACCGGACCGACCAAGGAGGACGCCGCGATCGGCGTCGTCTTCACTACGCTGTTCGCGCTCGGTCTGGTCCTGATCTCGGTCACGCCCAGCCATGTCGACCTGCACCACATCATCTTCGGCAGCGTCCTCGGCGTCTCTCGCTCGGACCTGACCCAAGTCGCCGTCCTCGGGATCGTCACCTTGGCAGTCCTGGTCTACAAACGTCGCGACTTCACGCTCTACGCCTTCGATCCCAACCACGCGCACGCCCTCGGACTCAACCCGAGACTCCTCGGCGCTGCTCTGCTCGGCCTGCTCGCATTGACCGCCGTCGTAGCACTGCAAGCCGTCGGCGTCGTCCTCGTCGTCGCCCTGCTCATCACTCCCGGTGCCACCGCCCACCTGCTGACCAACCGCTTCGGTCGGATGCTGCTGATCGCACCTACGCTGGCGGCCGCGTGCGCGTTGATCGGCCTCTATGCCAGCTACCACCTCGACACCGCGTCCGGGCCCATGGTGGTCCTCGCGAACGGGGCGGCGTTCACCCTGGCCTACCTGTTCAGGCTCGGGCACACGCGAGGCACGACGCGGCGGAATCCCACATCACCACGGAGGCTGCGATCGCGTGCCCGCGCGGGCTGA
- a CDS encoding ComEC/Rec2 family competence protein: MTEVASARLRAYNVGFGDCLLLTLTYTDNDRRSILIDFGSTQMPRSAPPSRMADVAADIRTQTDGHLDMVVATHRHADHISGFGSGPSGDIIEALRPGVVVQPWTEAPDLATNATAPRGTRTRDAMLAATMNEMHSFAAGARAEGRRLKQGNDFPAVVADKLAFLGETNLKNKAAVTRLMKMGARDAIYTKFGDDLTDPTLIPGVKISVLGPPTLAQAPSIARQARTDADEFWHLAGAWGMAAATGDASGLDLNAVVAPLFPDAVVDLPKEAEWLVPRINRAYVSGMMSLLRVMDGVLNNTSVILLIQIAGTRLLFPGDAQIENWSYALFDAPNSEAIRAELADTHLYKVGHHGSLNATPKTLWNHFEHRSTNGRDPRRLISVVSTLAGKHGTPQSRTEVPRKTLLAELEAKSEFHSTQDHSAAKRPWVDVDVPIY; the protein is encoded by the coding sequence ATGACCGAGGTCGCCTCGGCCCGGTTGCGGGCCTACAACGTCGGATTCGGTGACTGCCTCCTGCTGACTTTGACCTACACCGACAATGATCGCCGCAGCATTCTGATCGACTTCGGCAGCACCCAGATGCCGCGCAGCGCCCCTCCGAGCCGGATGGCCGATGTCGCCGCCGACATCAGGACCCAGACCGATGGACACCTGGACATGGTGGTGGCCACCCACCGGCACGCCGACCACATCAGCGGGTTCGGCTCCGGACCGTCCGGCGACATCATCGAGGCACTGCGCCCCGGGGTCGTCGTGCAGCCCTGGACGGAGGCCCCGGATCTGGCGACCAACGCCACCGCTCCGCGGGGCACCCGGACACGCGACGCCATGCTGGCCGCCACGATGAACGAGATGCACTCCTTCGCGGCGGGCGCGCGCGCCGAAGGGCGTCGGCTCAAGCAGGGCAACGATTTTCCCGCGGTGGTGGCCGACAAGCTGGCGTTCCTCGGTGAGACCAACCTGAAGAACAAGGCGGCCGTCACCCGGCTGATGAAGATGGGTGCACGCGACGCGATCTACACGAAGTTCGGTGACGACCTCACCGACCCGACGCTGATCCCCGGCGTCAAGATCAGCGTCCTCGGGCCACCCACCCTGGCGCAGGCGCCATCGATCGCCCGTCAGGCCCGCACCGATGCCGATGAATTCTGGCATCTGGCCGGCGCCTGGGGTATGGCCGCGGCAACCGGTGACGCCTCCGGACTGGACCTGAACGCCGTTGTGGCGCCGCTCTTCCCGGATGCGGTCGTGGACCTGCCGAAAGAAGCCGAATGGCTGGTGCCCCGGATCAACCGTGCCTACGTCAGCGGCATGATGTCGCTGCTGCGGGTGATGGACGGAGTGCTCAACAACACCAGCGTCATCCTGCTGATACAGATCGCGGGCACCCGGCTTCTGTTCCCCGGTGACGCTCAGATCGAAAACTGGTCCTACGCACTGTTCGACGCCCCCAACAGCGAGGCCATTCGCGCCGAACTGGCCGACACCCACCTCTACAAGGTCGGCCACCACGGCAGCCTGAACGCCACTCCCAAGACACTGTGGAATCACTTCGAGCACCGCAGCACCAACGGGCGAGATCCCCGGCGATTGATCTCCGTGGTCTCGACGCTGGCCGGCAAACACGGCACCCCACAGAGTCGCACCGAGGTGCCGCGAAAGACGCTGCTGGCCGAACTCGAGGCGAAATCCGAGTTCCACTCCACCCAGGACCACAGTGCGGCGAAGCGACCGTGGGTGGATGTCGACGTTCCCATCTACTGA
- a CDS encoding gluzincin family metallopeptidase, translated as MRGPDGKVVTAQVSLPWEDLIDGPMGCAVYVIDYDASARAMYRPAQPPEDLTTAPTFSADLLDDPNFHAVNAYAIVMRTLLRFESALGRRIPWGIHGHQIKVVPHAFEVANAYYSPDLEAIVLGYVRGEDPVYLCLSHDVVAHETAHALLDGLRDKFMAPSSADQAALHEAFADIVALLSVYSLPELVCHLLTPIVDSSSPPSTAPEVPEGFVARSALSWDNLAGSALFGLAEQMRANAGDARVNALRRSIAIPPSKRILADPEFEEEHRRGEVFVAGAMRGFLAAWVARIERMAVGDHGLVSIAMAAEQGADIAATLLSMVIRAIDYTPPIHISFGDLLSALLTADAEVRTDDSRYELRRHLRTAMADYGITPASTTRTGLWRPPAKKLQRSGVHLGALQTDPTEMFRHIWNNRDVLNLNPEAYTRVASVRPCLRISPDDGAQIHETVVECTQYLRLTGEELQTYHLRPPPGMGADQTVALEGGSTLILDEYGDLKFEVSNRVLSRDAHERDIEKWQHRLDYMWERGYLDGANRSSQLASFHLERTLFASAESADEARRQLRSSEEAWT; from the coding sequence GTGCGGGGGCCGGACGGCAAGGTCGTCACCGCGCAGGTCAGCCTGCCCTGGGAGGACCTGATCGACGGCCCGATGGGATGCGCGGTCTACGTGATCGACTACGACGCTTCCGCCCGCGCCATGTACCGGCCCGCACAGCCTCCCGAGGACCTCACCACCGCGCCCACGTTCAGCGCCGACCTGCTCGACGACCCGAACTTCCACGCCGTCAATGCGTACGCCATCGTGATGCGCACGCTGTTGCGTTTCGAGTCCGCACTCGGCAGGCGCATTCCCTGGGGCATCCACGGTCATCAGATCAAGGTGGTGCCGCACGCCTTCGAAGTGGCCAACGCCTACTATTCGCCGGATCTCGAGGCGATCGTGCTCGGCTACGTGCGTGGCGAGGATCCGGTGTACCTGTGTCTGTCACACGACGTGGTGGCCCACGAAACCGCTCACGCACTTCTCGACGGGCTTCGCGACAAGTTCATGGCGCCCTCTTCGGCTGACCAGGCCGCTCTGCATGAGGCGTTCGCCGATATTGTCGCTCTGCTCTCGGTCTACTCCCTGCCCGAACTCGTCTGCCACCTCCTGACGCCCATCGTCGACTCGTCCTCGCCACCGTCGACGGCGCCCGAAGTGCCCGAAGGTTTCGTCGCCCGATCAGCACTGTCCTGGGACAATCTCGCTGGCAGTGCGCTGTTCGGCCTGGCCGAACAGATGCGGGCCAACGCCGGCGATGCGCGGGTCAACGCACTTCGTCGCTCGATTGCCATCCCTCCGTCCAAACGGATCCTGGCAGACCCGGAATTCGAAGAGGAGCACAGGCGCGGCGAGGTGTTCGTTGCCGGCGCGATGCGCGGCTTCCTCGCGGCCTGGGTCGCCCGAATCGAGCGGATGGCCGTGGGCGATCACGGTTTGGTGAGCATAGCGATGGCAGCCGAGCAGGGCGCCGACATCGCCGCGACCCTCCTGTCGATGGTGATCCGGGCCATCGACTACACGCCACCGATCCACATCAGCTTCGGGGATCTGCTGTCGGCCCTTCTCACCGCCGACGCCGAGGTGCGCACCGACGACAGCCGATACGAACTGCGGCGTCATCTGCGCACCGCGATGGCCGACTACGGGATCACCCCGGCTTCCACGACACGTACTGGGCTGTGGCGGCCACCGGCGAAGAAGTTGCAGCGCTCCGGGGTACACCTGGGTGCGCTGCAGACCGATCCCACTGAGATGTTCCGCCACATCTGGAACAACCGCGACGTGCTGAACCTCAACCCCGAGGCCTACACCCGGGTCGCCAGCGTGCGGCCCTGCCTGCGCATCTCCCCCGATGACGGCGCCCAGATCCACGAGACGGTCGTCGAATGCACCCAGTACCTGCGGCTCACGGGTGAGGAACTGCAGACCTACCACCTTCGGCCGCCGCCGGGGATGGGAGCAGACCAGACTGTGGCACTTGAGGGCGGCTCCACGTTGATTCTCGATGAGTACGGGGACCTGAAGTTCGAGGTGTCCAACCGAGTGCTGAGCCGCGACGCCCACGAGCGCGATATCGAGAAGTGGCAGCATCGCCTGGACTACATGTGGGAACGCGGTTACCTCGACGGCGCCAACCGCTCCTCGCAGCTGGCCTCCTTCCACTTGGAACGCACTCTGTTCGCAAGCGCAGAGTCCGCCGATGAGGCACGCCGCCAGCTGCGCTCGTCCGAGGAGGCGTGGACATGA